Proteins encoded within one genomic window of bacterium:
- a CDS encoding DNA topoisomerase IV subunit A translates to MAEQPRDVIAVDLSSTAEERFISYALSVITSRALPDVRDGLKPVQRRILYAMYQSLRLTAGARPRKSAAVVGEVLGKYHPHGDQAAYEAMVRMAQPFALRYPLVHGEGNFGSLDGDGAAAMRYTEARLTAIAEELLRDIRHDTVDFRDNYDATLREPIVLPAALPQLLVNGSTGIAVGMATNIPPHNLREVVDALVALVEDPSLQIKDLLKHIKGPDFPTGGEILNTKAELRQIYETGQGPVRVRAQYKPEKIGRRDAVVVTSIPYTTNKASLVEEIAEHIASRKLPLAVDVRDESTDDVRIVVELKADASADAVMAYLFKHTSLQMNFNVNLTALVPTGHAGVGQPARLTLLEICRHFLDFRREVVRRRLTHELGELRQRLHILEGFLKLFDGVDRAIKIIRAAESRAEAQRGLIKAFDLDEIQADAILDTRLYQLARLEIDKIREEQREKAARAKEIERLLKSDKALWQLVSSELRQAAKDYGDARRTVLRAGAELTYDAEAYVVHEDATVVVTRDGWMKRVGEIKDPSATRVREGDQAKWILRGNTRDSLALFSSLGIAYVMKVASVPATTGYGEPVQSLLNFKDKERIVNAVLLPGGSAPEPGAAEAPRKAGQGELFAARAAAPPPSLMVLVTGAEQAVPVDRWLVATAQGMGFFCRPDLSETTRSGRRFARTKDDDALVTVAAAAGDVITAVSQGGKVLSFPAEELPELAGAGRGVILMRLDADESLVAAVCHPASRHPVAIGDDGSERRITLPELAHRAQKGRKAIKRITVVDLR, encoded by the coding sequence GCAAATACCACCCGCACGGCGACCAGGCGGCGTACGAGGCGATGGTCCGCATGGCGCAGCCCTTCGCGCTGCGCTACCCGCTGGTGCACGGCGAAGGCAACTTCGGCTCGCTCGACGGCGACGGCGCCGCGGCCATGCGCTACACCGAGGCGCGGCTGACGGCGATCGCGGAAGAGCTGCTGCGCGACATCCGCCACGACACCGTCGACTTCCGCGACAACTACGACGCCACCCTGCGCGAGCCGATCGTCCTGCCCGCGGCGCTGCCGCAGTTGCTGGTCAACGGCAGCACCGGGATCGCCGTCGGCATGGCGACCAACATCCCGCCGCACAATCTGCGCGAGGTCGTCGACGCCCTGGTGGCCCTGGTCGAGGACCCGAGCCTGCAGATCAAGGACCTGCTCAAGCACATCAAGGGACCCGACTTCCCGACCGGCGGCGAGATCCTCAACACCAAGGCCGAGCTGCGCCAGATCTACGAGACCGGCCAGGGGCCGGTGCGGGTGCGGGCGCAGTACAAGCCGGAGAAGATCGGCCGGCGCGACGCGGTGGTGGTGACCTCGATCCCCTACACCACCAACAAGGCCAGCCTGGTGGAGGAGATCGCCGAGCACATCGCCAGCCGCAAGCTGCCGCTGGCCGTGGACGTGCGCGACGAGTCGACCGACGACGTCCGCATCGTCGTCGAGCTCAAGGCCGACGCGTCCGCCGACGCGGTGATGGCGTACCTGTTCAAGCACACCAGCCTGCAGATGAACTTCAACGTCAACCTGACGGCGCTGGTGCCGACCGGACACGCCGGCGTCGGCCAACCGGCGCGCCTGACCCTGCTCGAGATCTGCCGCCACTTTCTCGACTTCCGCCGCGAGGTGGTGCGGCGCCGCCTCACCCACGAGCTCGGCGAGCTGCGCCAGCGCCTCCACATCCTCGAGGGGTTCCTGAAGCTCTTCGACGGCGTCGACCGGGCGATCAAGATCATCCGCGCCGCCGAATCGCGCGCCGAAGCGCAGCGCGGCCTGATCAAGGCCTTCGATCTCGACGAGATCCAGGCCGACGCCATCCTCGACACCCGGCTCTACCAGCTCGCGCGGCTGGAGATCGACAAGATCCGCGAGGAGCAGCGCGAGAAGGCGGCGCGGGCGAAGGAGATCGAGCGCCTGCTGAAGAGCGACAAGGCGCTCTGGCAGCTCGTCTCCAGCGAGCTCCGCCAGGCGGCGAAGGATTACGGCGATGCGCGGCGCACCGTGCTGCGGGCCGGGGCCGAGCTGACCTATGATGCCGAGGCCTACGTCGTCCACGAGGACGCGACCGTGGTGGTCACCCGCGACGGCTGGATGAAGCGGGTCGGCGAGATCAAGGACCCCAGCGCGACCCGCGTCCGCGAGGGCGATCAGGCGAAGTGGATCCTGCGCGGCAACACCCGCGACAGTCTCGCCCTCTTCTCCAGCCTCGGCATCGCGTACGTCATGAAGGTCGCCAGCGTGCCCGCCACCACCGGCTACGGCGAGCCGGTGCAGTCGCTGCTCAACTTCAAGGACAAGGAGCGGATCGTCAATGCGGTGCTGCTGCCCGGCGGCAGCGCCCCGGAGCCCGGCGCTGCGGAGGCGCCGCGCAAGGCGGGCCAGGGCGAGCTGTTCGCCGCCCGAGCGGCGGCGCCGCCGCCCTCGCTGATGGTGCTGGTGACCGGCGCCGAGCAGGCCGTGCCGGTCGATCGCTGGCTGGTCGCCACCGCCCAGGGCATGGGATTCTTCTGCCGCCCCGACCTGAGCGAGACGACCCGCAGCGGCCGCCGCTTCGCCCGCACCAAGGACGACGACGCCCTGGTCACCGTCGCCGCCGCGGCCGGCGACGTCATCACCGCCGTCAGCCAGGGTGGCAAGGTCCTGAGCTTCCCCGCCGAGGAGCTGCCGGAGCTCGCCGGCGCCGGTCGCGGCGTCATCCTGATGCGGCTCGACGCCGACGAATCGCTGGTGGCGGCCGTCTGCCACCCGGCCTCCCGACACCCGGTCGCCATCGGCGACGACGGCAGCGAGCGCAGGATCACCCTGCCCGAGCTCGCCCACCGGGCGCAGAAGGGCCGCAAGGCCATCAAACGCATCACCGTGGTCGACCTGCGGTAG
- the groES gene encoding co-chaperone GroES, which produces MSVRPLHDRIIVKRLEEETKSKGGIIIPDTAKEKPQEGRVVAVGPGRTEDGKLIKLDVKAGDRILFGKYAGTEIKLDGEEHIIMREEDVLGVIEG; this is translated from the coding sequence ATGTCTGTGCGTCCACTGCACGATCGCATCATCGTCAAGCGGCTCGAGGAGGAGACCAAGAGCAAGGGCGGGATCATCATCCCCGACACCGCCAAGGAGAAGCCCCAGGAAGGCCGCGTCGTCGCCGTCGGCCCCGGTCGGACCGAGGACGGCAAGCTGATCAAGCTCGACGTCAAGGCCGGCGACCGCATCCTCTTCGGCAAGTACGCGGGCACCGAGATCAAGCTCGACGGCGAGGAACACATCATCATGCGCGAGGAAGACGTCCTCGGCGTCATCGAAGGCTGA